The following is a genomic window from Methanoplanus sp. FWC-SCC4.
ACACATGCATTTTTAAAAATCCAAAAGGAAGAGAGATCAATATCCTCACCACACGATGCTGCGGATATTTTCCAGCTATGACAGAGAGATGAGAGTTTTTCTGCTAAATCCTCCATTTCATGTTTTTCAAATTCACGGATATTCAAAGTCCCTGCTGTTTTGGATCTCTGTATGTTCCAATTCACACTTTTGTAAAGATCAATAAAACTGAAGACAAGTTTTTCTGTGTAAGGTGATATTTCATCTCCAATTTTCCGGATTCTCTCAATAAGGGTTTCTACTGTGATTTCGTCTGAGAGCAGGAGGGGATCAAACCGCCAGATGGCCCTCTCTGGTCCCAGTTTTTCAGACAATTTTTTGAATGTCAAAATCCTTTCAGCAAGGGGCGGAACATTTTTTTCGAGGCCTTCTTTGTCGTAGTCGTTTAGCGTGTACTGAAAATAGTATTTTATCCCCTTTTCATCGAGAAAATCAAGGTGCTTCATTAAAGGTTCCGGATTTTTCGTCCAGAATACCACCACTTTTACGCCTGAGAGATCTATTAACAGGGGTCTTTTGTTGTAAGGATTAAATCTTAGACAAAAGCCTTCCTTTAGCCTTTGAATGAACCACTCAGAATAGAATGCGGGGATGTCAGTTGTCCTGCTTACCGAGAGAATCACCGGGTGTTTTGTATTTGTGGCAACTTCTTCCCTCGTATTTCCGCTTTTTATCAGGGGCTCATTTTGGGTTTTTGCGAACATTTCTTCATCAGGGATCCGTGACTGCATATTTTTCTTTAAAGAGAGTTGTCAGGGATTTATTTAGGCAATGTTTTTTGACAGTTCAAAAAAAGGCTTATGGTTTTTCGGAATTTATTTCCTGTACTGCATGTACAAGTGTTATTTTGCCATGTATGGTCAGTATTGCACTGTATTTCCCAATGTCAAGGGAATAAATCGGGATCTCATTTTTATTGCAGGATGAAAGAGAAGTGGAATTGTCTTTTACCGCTGTCTGATGAAAATCTTTAAACTTTTGAAAAAATTCATTTCGTATTTCTTCAGGCAGATTAGATAGATTTTTTTTTGCATATGTTGTTGCAAGCACCTTTTGATTCATTTTTACCCCCTTTTCATTTTTTAATTTACCTTGCTGTTTTCAACTTTTTTATTATGAAAATTTGTAAATTATTTTCCGGAAATGATAGTATGAGAACATCTCTTTGAATGATAATATAGGTGACGATCGGAGATGGCAATATTAAAATAAAATTTTAAACTCAAGAAAAAGTTAAAAATTAAAATATAAAAAAGGAATCACTGACCACAGGCGCAGTCATCACCACATGTGCACTCGTCGCCGCACTCGCAGTCGTCATCATGGCAGTGGCACTCGTCATCCTCACACTCACACTCACACTCCTCAATCTCCCACCTGACAGCAGTGAAAACAGGGCCTCTTACATCCACCTTTTTGTTATTGTCAGTGATAAACCTCATTGCCCAGGGTTCAACCGAGAGATTAAGTTCGGAAGGCACCTTGACCATCTTCACATCAACGCTGCCGCTCTCGGCATAAAAGACAGCCTCCTCAATTCTTGATGCTGCAAGGTTTGCAATCGCCTCAATAAATGAGAGATGTGCATCAACGCCCTTGTCACGCTGTTTCTTGTAATTCTTCGTATCCGGAAGCCCCAGTATTTTTCCGTCCACTACAAAGATGTCATTTAGGGCGGCAGGGCCGAGAAGCTTTGAATTCTCCTCATCCTCATAGACAAAAACCTTTATTTTGCAGCCGCAGTATGAATCCGACTTCCATGCAAGAAACTCACAGGGACTTATGGCATCTGCATTCTCCCTCGCAACAGCGGAGATTGCCTCTGCAATTTCAACACCAACACAGCTCTCAGGCTCTTCCTTTAAAAATACGCTACGGGCAATCTGCAGATCTGAGAAAGACTGCGGGAAAAACTGCGGATGGGTAAGAGCCCTGACATCCTCGGCCTCATACTCAATCATTGCAAGACGCTCAACACCAAGACCCAGATTCATAACCGGAACCTCAACACCATAAGCTGCAAGGGAATGAGGTGAATAGATTCCAAATGTTGCAACCTCAACCCATCCGTGAACAGGGTGCTTTGCATACACTTCAGTCTGCGTATCAGGCACATAATACTTAGATCTCTTCTCATCCGGCCTGAACTCAAAGTCAGTAAACCCAAAAGCTGAGAGAAGAGAAGCAGCAACCGCCTTGCCGTCCTCAACCGACACACCTTCCCCTGCAATTATGCATGATGCGGAATGATATGTCATAAGCCTCGTCGGCCCTTCCTCTTGTTCGCGGCGGAAACAGCGGTCAATCGAAAACTGCCTGATTGGAAGCGGAACTTTGTCCCATATCTCACCAAGGGTCATAAACCATCCCGAAGTCATATGTGAACGAAGGGTTGTCCTCGAAGACTCAGGGCAAAGCTCGCGAAACTCCGGGAAGACCTCATCCATAATTCTGACAACAAGACCATCATCAGTGCCCAGAACAACAGAAAGCTCATAGGTCAGCTCATCCCCGTCAATCTCTGACTTCTTGTAGGAATGAAGCTTCTTTCTAAGATTCTCCTCAACCTCGGCATCAAGAGGCTTTCCTAAAATCTCTGCGATCTGATCAAGCTGTTTTTTGCCAATACCGACATTCGGACGCGGAAGACCGCCAAGATAAAAAACCCTGTCCAGAACAGCAGAAGCCTCAGGCCCAAACTGCTTATATACATCAGATTCATCAATAAAAACCGGAACCCGTGCCTCATCAAATCCCATCATCAGATAGGCCTGGCGGAGACGCTCGATAGTCTCTGCAATCGGGTGCGGCTTTGCACGGTGAAACTCCATCCTCGGATATCTCTGTGAAACAGGCGGGGTATCCAGAACCTCTTTTCCCGCATGCCATGCCTCATCAAAATCTTTCTTAGCCAATTCCCTGAATTCTTCCGCATCAAACATAATTATTGCCGCTCCATTAAAACAACCCGGGATACCGGGTTCTCATCTATTATTTTATAGTCGCAGTATTTTGAGATTTCCAAAGCGAAATCACGTACATACGAATGCTCAGGCATATTCTCCTGCAGGAGTCTCTGTCTGCTGTGCCCGACAAACATATAACCCTTAACCTCGATAAAATCAGCGCCTGAATCCTGATAAATCGCAGCATAGCCGGCAGGATCAATATCATTTATTCCCTTAACAACAGTCGTCCTTATTGCAGAACGCCTCTCCTTTAAAAGTCTGGTACTACTCAGGATTTCATCCCAGAAATCCTCATCCGGCCTGCATATTTTCAGATAAGTTTCCCTGTCAGGTGCATCAACAGAGATGTAAGTCTGATAGGGATGACACAAAGAAAGCATCTCAGGCTTAGTCCCGTTTGAAACCAGAAAAGTGGTCTTTCCGGCAGAATTGAGTCTGTCAATTAATTCCGGCAGACGCGAATACAAAGTGGGCTCACCTGAGAGCGAAATCGCAATCATATCGGGATTGAGAGCCTCTGACCAGAGTTCCTTTGTAGCAGTGCTCGATTCGAGAATATAATTATAGCCTGCAAGTGACTTCTTCTGAAGGGGAAGCATCCGCTCAATAATTGTATCAACAGAGCACTCTTCCTCTTCTTCTATCTCATACTCCATCGACCGCCAGCAGAAAAGGCATCTTTGGTTGCACTTTAAAGTTGGCGTCATCTGAACACAACGGTGACTGGAAATACCGTAAAACTGATGCTTATAGCACATCTCGCCGCCCTGAAGAGCACGCTTGTTCCACATGCACGGCTTTAGGGCAGCCGACGACTTATTTGAAAAAAACTGATAGCCCTGTTTAATAAGGGCCTTACATGCTTTCGATTGCATCGATACCAAGTGTTAAAAGTGCTTCCTTAAGTGTATTCTGTGAAGCCTTAACGAGTGTAAGCCTTGCATCCCTAACATCACCTTCGGCTTTCAACACAGGATTGAAGCGGTAGAAAGTATTGAAGATATCTGCAAGCTCCCTTGCATAGATTGCAAGGACATGCGGCCTTAAATCCCTTGATATCTCATCGATAACTTTCGGGAAGAGTGCAATATGCTTTGCAAGCGCAATCTCCTGATCTTCTGTCAGTGTGTAATTTTCTGTAAATTCATCTGCCTTTTTGAGAATTGAACATGCACGGGCATGAGCATACTGAATGTATGGTGCACTCTGCTTTTCAAAGTCAAGAGCCTCCTTCCAGTTGAAAACAGTTGACTTCTCCTGTGAAACACGGATGATATCATAGCGTATTGCACCGACTGCAACCGACTTCGCAATGCTCATCTTCTCATCATCGGGAAGCTCGGGTCTTCTGAGTGTAACCTCTTCAAGAGCCCTCTTTGTAACCTCTTCAATCAAATCATCGGCGGAGATGAACTTGCCTGCACGTGTACTCATTGAACCTTCAGGAAGGGAAACAAACTCAAAGAAGACGATTTCAGGCGCCTTATCGCCAAGAAGCGTCATTGTTGCCTGAAGCTGTGCACCGATTAGTTTATGGTCGGCTCCGAGGATGTTGACAATTTTGTCAAAATTATCGCTCTTCCACTCGTGATACGCAAGATCGCGGGCAGCATAGACTGATGTTCCGTCCGATCTCCTCAAAACATAGTCCTTCTCAAACCCGAACTCAGTCAGATCAAGTGCAAGCGTATCCTCATGCTTTGCCTGAGGAAGAGACTCAAGGCGGTGAAGAACATTTAGCATAAGCTTGTTTTTGACAAAATCGCTCTCGTAGATGAATCTGTTGTGAGGTGCATTGAGAGTAATAAGAGTCTCTTTCATTCCCTCAAGACAGAGTGAGACTGCATCCCTGAACTTTCTGACCATCTCGGGATCGCCCTGCTCAATTAACGCCATCCTCCTGTCAATCTCAGCCTTAAGAGATTCGTCTTCAGCAAGGACACGGTTTGCCGCAACGTAGACATCCGCAACATAGCGGTCGCCTTTCTCGCCTTCCTTTCTTGGAATATCGAGGTTGTCAAATCCCCATGAAACGATTGCAATCTGGCGTCCCATGTCATTTACGTAATACTCGACATCAAGGTTGTACCCGGCTTTTCTGAAGACTCTTGAAAGTGTATCGCCAATGACGGAATTTCTGATATGCCCTACATGCAAAGGCCCATTTGGGTTTGCGCTTGTATGCTCAAGACATGCACGCTCAGGTTTGTCCGGAAGCTGTCCGTAGCCTTCCAAAAGTGCCGCCTTTAATACTCCCTCAATGTAGAATTTCCCAAATATAAAATTGATATAAGGACCTTTTGTCTCGATTTTTATATCTTCGCCCTTTAATTTATCTTCAAGGAGTGTGGAAATCTCACCTGCAATCTGTGCAGGGTTCTGCTTTTTTATCTTTGCAAGCGAAAAGGCAACGGTGGTTGCAAGATCGGCATGCTCGCCCCCGTCACCGAGCATTACATCATCCTGACCTGTTACTTCCCGCAAAGTGTCTTCTATTTTTTTGTATGTCTGAAAATACATAGGAAATTTACTCCCATATAGTAGTGTTTAGTATCCTGTCCTGTATCTGAGA
Proteins encoded in this region:
- a CDS encoding DUF1848 domain-containing protein is translated as MQSRIPDEEMFAKTQNEPLIKSGNTREEVATNTKHPVILSVSRTTDIPAFYSEWFIQRLKEGFCLRFNPYNKRPLLIDLSGVKVVVFWTKNPEPLMKHLDFLDEKGIKYYFQYTLNDYDKEGLEKNVPPLAERILTFKKLSEKLGPERAIWRFDPLLLSDEITVETLIERIRKIGDEISPYTEKLVFSFIDLYKSVNWNIQRSKTAGTLNIREFEKHEMEDLAEKLSSLCHSWKISAASCGEDIDLSSFWIFKNACVDPDLIGRISKSDPDIIRYLSKYAKKDKGQRESCRCIESTDIGQYNTCPHLCSYCYANRYPESVRKNYMMHKRNPCSPTILWDEPVMSGSCEENPACKLPESGRYQSVLHSHDR
- the sepS gene encoding O-phosphoserine--tRNA ligase; this encodes MMFDAEEFRELAKKDFDEAWHAGKEVLDTPPVSQRYPRMEFHRAKPHPIAETIERLRQAYLMMGFDEARVPVFIDESDVYKQFGPEASAVLDRVFYLGGLPRPNVGIGKKQLDQIAEILGKPLDAEVEENLRKKLHSYKKSEIDGDELTYELSVVLGTDDGLVVRIMDEVFPEFRELCPESSRTTLRSHMTSGWFMTLGEIWDKVPLPIRQFSIDRCFRREQEEGPTRLMTYHSASCIIAGEGVSVEDGKAVAASLLSAFGFTDFEFRPDEKRSKYYVPDTQTEVYAKHPVHGWVEVATFGIYSPHSLAAYGVEVPVMNLGLGVERLAMIEYEAEDVRALTHPQFFPQSFSDLQIARSVFLKEEPESCVGVEIAEAISAVARENADAISPCEFLAWKSDSYCGCKIKVFVYEDEENSKLLGPAALNDIFVVDGKILGLPDTKNYKKQRDKGVDAHLSFIEAIANLAASRIEEAVFYAESGSVDVKMVKVPSELNLSVEPWAMRFITDNNKKVDVRGPVFTAVRWEIEECECECEDDECHCHDDDCECGDECTCGDDCACGQ
- the twy1 gene encoding 4-demethylwyosine synthase TYW1; the protein is MQSKACKALIKQGYQFFSNKSSAALKPCMWNKRALQGGEMCYKHQFYGISSHRCVQMTPTLKCNQRCLFCWRSMEYEIEEEEECSVDTIIERMLPLQKKSLAGYNYILESSTATKELWSEALNPDMIAISLSGEPTLYSRLPELIDRLNSAGKTTFLVSNGTKPEMLSLCHPYQTYISVDAPDRETYLKICRPDEDFWDEILSSTRLLKERRSAIRTTVVKGINDIDPAGYAAIYQDSGADFIEVKGYMFVGHSRQRLLQENMPEHSYVRDFALEISKYCDYKIIDENPVSRVVLMERQ
- the argS gene encoding arginine--tRNA ligase — its product is MYFQTYKKIEDTLREVTGQDDVMLGDGGEHADLATTVAFSLAKIKKQNPAQIAGEISTLLEDKLKGEDIKIETKGPYINFIFGKFYIEGVLKAALLEGYGQLPDKPERACLEHTSANPNGPLHVGHIRNSVIGDTLSRVFRKAGYNLDVEYYVNDMGRQIAIVSWGFDNLDIPRKEGEKGDRYVADVYVAANRVLAEDESLKAEIDRRMALIEQGDPEMVRKFRDAVSLCLEGMKETLITLNAPHNRFIYESDFVKNKLMLNVLHRLESLPQAKHEDTLALDLTEFGFEKDYVLRRSDGTSVYAARDLAYHEWKSDNFDKIVNILGADHKLIGAQLQATMTLLGDKAPEIVFFEFVSLPEGSMSTRAGKFISADDLIEEVTKRALEEVTLRRPELPDDEKMSIAKSVAVGAIRYDIIRVSQEKSTVFNWKEALDFEKQSAPYIQYAHARACSILKKADEFTENYTLTEDQEIALAKHIALFPKVIDEISRDLRPHVLAIYARELADIFNTFYRFNPVLKAEGDVRDARLTLVKASQNTLKEALLTLGIDAIESM